One window from the genome of Leptospiraceae bacterium encodes:
- a CDS encoding carbamoyl-phosphate synthase subunit L, giving the protein MKVASIETELLINEIIKQIEIIKKLNPGIENIQEPKKRDGKLKKVLISNRGEIAKRFFLSLKEESIPSVAVVTDPDRGQSWYETADEVIFIGNAMNYVRIPTIIAAAILSKSNAIYPGYGFLSENPDFVDSIKIASEYFQREIIFMGPDSSIMRKVGNKLDARNLAKQYGVSLFEGTDSIQSLEQAYTEAERIGYPVIVKLNAGGGGKGMQAVFKKEDLAPAIESCRRIGKTLYDDDSFYLEKFIVNPVHIEVQIFNGLAVGLRKCAVQRRNQKIIEETGDTFLSNYTKLSFLAAAENMARISGYSNGGGAGTVEFLYDPDTDTYGFLEMNTRLQVEHPVTDQTLGIDLAKWQILLFDGREHEIPYEKVLERRFINQEHTIECRVYAEDPENQYSPTPGKIEDLDLPTFNGVRCDFGFRRGDRILPDYDPMIGKVIAWGSTRKEAVVRMERALNELYIRGVTSNLNQLLRIIRSDVFRKGDYSNRILLDYQELCYPVLEENLLIQCSIFSAITEYVRTIQEKVNELFQNRDLEVILNKAELFQLPDSYDAELYGNKYLIQFLQNGLEEFEVFVNEIYFGNIKFLPSLSIGDDYTVRYQNKTYTIRVDRRHAYNIVRFNDDEGKVHYYKVRISSKGDTGKKDPIGLIRSPIQGTFVKFMDDVRIGSKVKAGQPIIILSAMKMESTIKSPIDGTIEYLIENGDPNRLILSKTADGKIIGKSISEGEVLFYVKPDKIEVSNENETTYTKIHINPTTDNQEKLDYFIVSKKEEEIQSNIDTLFPSIIRILENIYLGFNIENKNLVNKIIHILKTLPKNYDISKIFNEKLFLDLILTYSEIKRLFSPLIVTKSSYFRETFRLFNNWENFSYQPSANYLFVINEIFKRYDVTDWRSTSEENQRISKKAFYFILRAFQATREYIEPILLILDIIGGFKRPSNALKNTLRKFVNQEEAEQDLTIAEKITETLSKLGISRWSIELVYWVSRKYLQDLRKITSDPLYYPHISREEIRKNIEESLKQPYNDLIPDNLIIKPLTRKVLEKKIQFLGNRYTIQRLYSPISNVLIYLLKEGEKEFYFVFGIVEKVIPTYDKDGNLVGSENVEIANINAVKVLNSYQSINKKHGNYLDIIVVDEELILDLSSESKIIFNYDVLTNMMFRLLPFFNDPAITNNIVSVICKTPNSEELIEKQFYVTQKEKKVILNILTDENPISPYFNPKTEDTKTSHVYRLGKWPVELWVRECFDVGSYKEIRIPGIDYQNTPDEVIPVGSKIYEGKMNKIPAIFYLKDSRISGGATGDLEGLKYVAACWLASVKGYPLYVFNDGAGANIRQGMVSLNRAAEGFFMNALIGGNYSPKKIYEYIKIHDDGKILEVINKINQMLSIKEEELPTTPNTFIVAVGVGSSTGLDVYGSSQAAIQVMVDDEQSYRVLTGSAVIKSVTGEDLTNYEIGGARVMSRLTGTVDLVARSNIHLLVILKSIHELFAKGQKLQTIQRKPIDYKTKLNPDDVLNADIIRANSDHGKYIPFKEEYYGSGALIGGFAKIAGRPILIMGPRNRFGLRSYQSLLRAIDLLITARKLNSDQIIVVGDEWFIETPRTDSLTLRARQDFLKLMTIKAGTRIHIATTVRGLQKIMLHSGADALIFIRNRSFSEKEEEFIKNSSTHVVHSYEEAFDLSLKIIQLLSEKNESEKIIPPSKEPIIPENPAMPFDIIENVISRVFDEGTFIEWWKEMNDPQKGPSLITGFAKLNGKTVGILADQPAILGGAPDAPGTEKFRIFTELIERNKVPLIMISNAPGFLPGTKQERLRIQQIGGRSLDVNVLSTIPVVSVTLNQNYGGRQIHAFSKFLRPCIISFSLKNSILAVMGADSAFDLFYGKKYNELKSQGKHQEAEEMRSNYIKDFNEKAKAENDAYKTNVLDFMIEDIKELRQALIKGLDMAIEKNKLLENVIC; this is encoded by the coding sequence ACTTGATGCTCGCAACTTAGCAAAACAATATGGAGTTTCTCTTTTTGAGGGAACTGATTCCATTCAATCTTTGGAACAAGCCTATACTGAAGCAGAACGGATTGGATACCCTGTCATCGTGAAGTTAAATGCTGGCGGTGGTGGAAAAGGAATGCAAGCAGTCTTCAAAAAAGAAGATTTAGCTCCTGCCATTGAATCTTGCAGAAGAATTGGAAAGACCTTGTATGATGACGATAGCTTTTATTTAGAAAAATTTATAGTCAATCCTGTACATATTGAAGTCCAAATATTTAATGGTTTAGCTGTTGGACTTCGAAAGTGTGCCGTTCAAAGAAGAAATCAAAAAATCATCGAAGAAACTGGTGATACCTTTCTATCAAACTATACGAAACTGTCTTTCTTGGCAGCAGCAGAAAACATGGCTCGGATTTCAGGTTATAGCAATGGCGGTGGAGCTGGAACCGTGGAATTTCTTTATGACCCTGACACCGATACATACGGATTTTTGGAAATGAATACTCGTCTTCAGGTTGAACACCCTGTCACAGATCAGACTTTGGGGATAGACTTAGCAAAATGGCAAATCCTTCTCTTTGATGGAAGAGAACATGAAATCCCCTACGAGAAAGTGTTAGAAAGAAGATTCATCAACCAAGAACATACGATTGAATGTAGGGTTTATGCAGAGGATCCAGAAAATCAATATTCCCCTACTCCAGGTAAAATTGAAGATTTAGATTTACCTACTTTCAATGGAGTTCGTTGTGATTTTGGTTTTCGTCGTGGAGATCGAATTCTACCTGATTATGACCCTATGATTGGTAAGGTCATAGCTTGGGGTTCTACAAGAAAAGAAGCTGTTGTGCGAATGGAAAGAGCTCTCAATGAACTTTATATCCGTGGCGTCACATCAAATTTGAATCAACTCTTAAGAATCATACGCTCTGATGTATTTCGCAAAGGTGACTATAGCAACCGCATTTTGCTTGATTATCAAGAGCTATGTTATCCTGTATTAGAAGAAAATCTACTTATTCAATGCAGTATTTTTAGTGCAATCACGGAATATGTAAGAACTATACAAGAAAAAGTAAATGAACTTTTCCAAAATAGAGACTTGGAGGTAATCCTAAACAAAGCTGAATTATTTCAACTGCCTGATAGCTACGATGCAGAACTATACGGAAATAAATATCTAATCCAATTCTTACAAAATGGCTTAGAAGAGTTTGAGGTTTTCGTTAATGAAATTTATTTTGGCAATATCAAATTTCTACCTTCTTTATCAATAGGAGATGACTACACTGTTCGTTATCAAAATAAGACCTATACCATTCGTGTAGATAGAAGACATGCCTACAATATAGTTCGTTTCAATGATGATGAAGGGAAAGTACACTACTACAAAGTAAGAATTAGTTCCAAAGGCGATACAGGTAAAAAGGATCCTATAGGGTTGATTCGTTCTCCTATCCAAGGCACGTTTGTGAAATTTATGGATGATGTTCGAATTGGAAGCAAAGTAAAAGCTGGCCAACCCATCATCATTTTATCGGCTATGAAGATGGAATCTACGATTAAATCTCCAATTGATGGAACAATTGAATATCTTATTGAAAATGGTGATCCCAACAGATTAATTTTATCAAAAACCGCAGATGGAAAAATCATCGGAAAATCCATTAGTGAAGGTGAGGTTTTATTTTACGTAAAACCTGATAAAATCGAGGTATCTAATGAAAATGAAACTACTTATACTAAAATTCATATCAATCCAACTACCGACAACCAAGAGAAATTAGATTACTTTATTGTATCGAAGAAGGAAGAAGAAATACAATCCAACATAGATACCCTATTCCCATCGATAATCAGGATTTTAGAAAATATCTATTTAGGCTTTAATATCGAGAACAAGAATTTGGTCAATAAAATCATTCACATTTTAAAGACATTACCTAAAAATTATGACATTAGCAAAATCTTTAACGAAAAACTCTTTCTTGATTTGATACTAACTTATAGTGAAATCAAAAGATTATTCTCACCATTAATTGTAACTAAGTCTTCTTATTTTAGAGAAACGTTTCGTTTGTTTAACAACTGGGAAAATTTTTCTTATCAACCATCAGCTAACTATTTATTTGTAATTAATGAAATTTTTAAAAGATATGATGTAACGGACTGGAGATCAACCTCAGAAGAAAACCAGCGAATTTCTAAAAAAGCATTCTACTTTATCTTGAGGGCTTTTCAAGCTACAAGAGAATATATCGAACCCATTTTATTGATCTTAGATATAATTGGTGGGTTCAAACGACCTTCGAACGCTTTGAAAAATACTTTGCGTAAATTTGTTAATCAAGAAGAAGCAGAACAAGACCTAACCATTGCAGAGAAAATAACTGAAACCTTAAGCAAATTAGGCATCTCTCGTTGGAGCATTGAGCTGGTGTATTGGGTATCAAGAAAATACCTTCAAGATTTAAGAAAAATCACTTCTGATCCTCTTTATTATCCTCACATCTCGAGAGAAGAAATAAGAAAAAACATAGAAGAATCTCTAAAACAACCATACAACGACCTTATTCCCGATAATTTAATCATCAAACCACTAACCAGAAAAGTTTTAGAAAAGAAAATTCAATTCTTAGGAAATCGGTATACAATCCAACGTTTATACTCTCCAATTTCAAATGTCTTGATTTATTTACTAAAAGAAGGTGAGAAGGAGTTCTATTTTGTATTTGGAATAGTAGAAAAAGTCATACCAACGTATGACAAAGATGGTAATCTAGTTGGCAGTGAGAATGTGGAAATAGCCAATATCAACGCTGTGAAAGTTCTAAACTCCTATCAATCCATCAATAAAAAACATGGTAATTATTTAGATATAATTGTAGTCGATGAGGAATTAATTTTGGATTTATCTTCCGAGTCCAAAATAATATTCAATTATGATGTTTTGACGAATATGATGTTTCGTCTTTTACCATTTTTCAATGATCCTGCGATCACGAATAACATTGTTTCTGTCATATGCAAAACACCTAACAGCGAAGAACTCATAGAAAAGCAATTTTACGTAACTCAAAAAGAGAAAAAAGTAATTCTAAATATTCTAACTGATGAAAATCCCATATCGCCTTATTTTAATCCTAAAACAGAAGATACAAAAACTTCACATGTATACCGTTTAGGGAAATGGCCTGTTGAGTTATGGGTGAGAGAATGTTTTGATGTTGGTTCTTATAAAGAAATAAGAATCCCTGGTATTGATTATCAAAACACTCCTGATGAAGTAATCCCCGTTGGAAGTAAAATCTACGAAGGAAAAATGAATAAGATACCTGCCATTTTTTATCTAAAAGACTCACGGATTAGTGGAGGAGCTACAGGAGATTTAGAAGGTTTGAAGTACGTAGCTGCTTGTTGGTTGGCTAGTGTCAAAGGATATCCTCTTTATGTTTTTAATGATGGTGCAGGAGCAAACATTCGACAAGGTATGGTCTCATTAAATCGCGCGGCGGAAGGCTTTTTCATGAATGCTCTCATTGGTGGTAATTATTCTCCGAAAAAAATCTATGAATATATCAAAATTCATGACGATGGCAAAATCTTAGAAGTTATTAACAAAATAAATCAAATGCTTAGCATAAAAGAAGAAGAATTACCCACAACACCAAATACATTTATTGTTGCTGTAGGTGTGGGTTCATCTACAGGATTGGATGTATATGGTTCTTCTCAAGCTGCCATTCAAGTTATGGTAGATGACGAACAATCCTACCGAGTTTTGACAGGTTCTGCTGTGATTAAATCCGTCACCGGAGAAGACCTCACCAACTACGAAATTGGTGGTGCAAGGGTAATGAGCCGACTTACAGGTACAGTGGATCTTGTTGCGAGGAGTAATATTCATCTTTTGGTAATTCTTAAAAGTATCCATGAACTTTTTGCAAAAGGACAAAAACTACAAACTATCCAAAGAAAACCAATTGATTACAAAACAAAACTCAACCCTGATGACGTATTAAATGCTGACATCATTAGAGCTAATTCAGATCATGGTAAATATATCCCCTTCAAAGAAGAATATTATGGTTCTGGTGCTTTGATAGGAGGCTTCGCAAAAATCGCTGGCAGACCCATCCTGATTATGGGTCCAAGAAACCGGTTTGGACTACGTTCCTATCAATCTTTGCTTCGTGCTATTGATCTTTTGATTACAGCCAGAAAATTAAATTCTGATCAAATTATTGTTGTTGGTGATGAATGGTTTATTGAAACCCCACGAACTGATTCACTAACCCTTCGAGCAAGGCAAGATTTCCTAAAATTAATGACCATTAAAGCTGGAACAAGAATCCACATTGCTACGACAGTTAGAGGACTTCAAAAGATCATGCTTCATTCAGGAGCTGATGCTTTGATCTTTATAAGAAATCGAAGTTTTAGCGAAAAAGAAGAAGAATTCATCAAAAACTCTTCTACTCATGTAGTCCATTCATACGAAGAAGCTTTTGATCTATCACTAAAAATCATTCAACTTCTCTCAGAAAAAAATGAATCAGAAAAAATCATACCACCATCCAAAGAACCTATAATTCCCGAGAATCCTGCCATGCCATTCGATATAATTGAGAATGTAATCTCACGGGTTTTTGATGAAGGAACGTTTATCGAATGGTGGAAAGAAATGAATGATCCTCAAAAAGGTCCGAGCTTAATCACTGGCTTTGCAAAACTCAACGGGAAGACTGTAGGTATCTTAGCAGATCAGCCAGCTATTTTAGGAGGAGCTCCAGATGCACCTGGAACCGAAAAATTCCGAATATTTACTGAACTGATAGAAAGAAATAAAGTACCTTTAATTATGATTTCGAATGCTCCAGGATTCTTACCAGGAACAAAACAAGAAAGACTGCGTATCCAACAAATTGGTGGAAGATCCTTGGACGTAAATGTTTTATCGACCATACCTGTTGTTTCCGTCACACTGAATCAAAACTACGGAGGAAGACAAATTCATGCATTCAGTAAATTCTTAAGACCTTGTATTATTTCTTTCTCATTAAAAAATTCCATTTTAGCTGTGATGGGTGCTGATTCTGCTTTTGACCTGTTCTATGGGAAAAAATATAATGAGCTCAAATCTCAAGGAAAACATCAAGAAGCCGAAGAAATGAGAAGTAATTATATAAAAGACTTTAATGAAAAAGCAAAAGCTGAAAATGATGCCTATAAAACAAACGTCTTGGATTTCATGATTGAAGATATAAAAGAATTAAGGCAGGCTTTGATAAAAGGATTAGATATGGCAATAGAGAAAAATAAACTATTAGAAAATGTGATTTGTTAG
- a CDS encoding cation diffusion facilitator family transporter gives MKFTEKNFIEILNNWANELTNVYKENQILIRFMIFVVIANFGILFLKLWAYYLTGSMALKSDALESFVNIMAGTFALFAIVYGNRPADKDHPYGHGKIEFFSSLFEGGLILLASVLIIYESIEKFFIGIELKEITKGLLINSLAGILNGILGLFLIRNGKKYTSEAIIADGYHLLSDFYTTIGVLIGLILVMISGIVYFDPIVSLIFGLWLFYTGIKIVLSSISKLMDSENSEVLNTIIKAINEINDERIITVHGSRILQSGSYYHIDIHLVVPEFYSVHEANRLVHEFEEKVIHHAKIKGEFHSHIDPCNREYCKICKIHNCPIRKEDYQNAYSITYQEAISFRK, from the coding sequence ATGAAATTTACAGAAAAGAATTTCATTGAAATCCTCAACAACTGGGCTAATGAATTAACAAATGTTTATAAAGAAAATCAGATTTTGATCCGCTTTATGATTTTTGTTGTAATAGCAAATTTCGGAATTTTATTTTTAAAACTATGGGCATATTATCTTACAGGTTCAATGGCTTTAAAGTCAGATGCATTAGAAAGCTTTGTGAACATCATGGCTGGGACTTTTGCTTTATTTGCTATTGTCTATGGGAATAGACCAGCTGATAAAGATCATCCGTATGGACACGGCAAAATTGAGTTTTTTTCATCCCTTTTTGAAGGAGGATTGATTTTACTTGCAAGTGTTTTAATTATCTATGAATCAATTGAAAAATTCTTTATTGGGATAGAATTGAAGGAAATCACAAAAGGACTTTTAATTAATTCCCTTGCAGGTATTCTCAATGGCATATTAGGATTATTTCTCATTCGTAATGGAAAAAAATATACTTCAGAAGCCATCATAGCAGATGGCTATCACTTACTCTCTGATTTCTATACAACTATTGGTGTTTTGATTGGGCTTATTTTAGTCATGATTAGTGGTATAGTTTATTTTGACCCCATTGTCTCTTTGATTTTTGGGTTATGGTTGTTTTATACAGGAATAAAAATTGTTCTTAGTTCAATTTCAAAATTGATGGACTCAGAAAATTCGGAAGTTTTGAATACCATCATTAAGGCTATTAATGAGATAAACGATGAAAGAATTATCACAGTTCATGGTTCAAGAATTTTACAATCGGGAAGTTATTATCACATCGATATTCACTTAGTGGTTCCCGAGTTCTACTCTGTTCACGAAGCTAACAGATTAGTTCATGAATTCGAAGAAAAAGTGATCCATCATGCCAAGATCAAAGGGGAGTTTCACTCCCACATTGATCCGTGTAATAGAGAATACTGCAAAATTTGTAAGATTCATAATTGTCCTATACGAAAGGAAGATTATCAAAACGCATACTCCATAACCTATCAAGAAGCCATCAGTTTTCGAAAATAG
- the dusA gene encoding tRNA dihydrouridine(20/20a) synthase DusA has protein sequence MNPKERKVSIAPMMDWTDRHFRYFIRLISKYVVLYTEMIPENSLVFNEHHPKKLKEILDFHPREKPLIFQIGGSRIEFIKRWIELIEKWGYDGININAGCPSSKVQNANFGVILMNDPHKVGKMIKEIQRHTNLPVSIKHRLGFRSNQIDKTQYEDLKNFIETTSQYGCRHYIIHARFAFLENYSPKQNRSIPPLMYDWVYRVKSEFPKLHIEINGGISSIQEIQRHLEHVDSVMIGRAAYENPYFLKDIDFLFLKEGSQKSKIEIFRSFYSYVIEQLEEGIYPHQVIKHTFGLFYGEKNAKRWKTLLWDNLLMLKKKPIHQIQKQEVIEILENSLSIFFKSNEIPYTKK, from the coding sequence ATGAACCCGAAAGAAAGAAAGGTTAGTATAGCTCCAATGATGGATTGGACCGATCGTCATTTTCGTTACTTTATCAGACTCATCTCAAAATATGTGGTTTTGTATACAGAAATGATTCCTGAGAATTCTCTTGTTTTCAATGAACACCATCCTAAGAAACTAAAAGAAATTTTAGATTTCCATCCGAGAGAAAAACCCTTGATTTTTCAAATTGGCGGTTCCCGAATTGAATTTATAAAAAGATGGATTGAACTGATAGAAAAATGGGGTTATGATGGGATAAACATCAATGCAGGATGTCCGAGTAGCAAAGTTCAAAACGCAAACTTTGGTGTCATTTTGATGAACGACCCCCACAAAGTAGGAAAAATGATCAAAGAAATCCAAAGACATACTAATTTACCTGTGTCCATCAAACATCGTTTAGGTTTTAGATCCAATCAAATTGACAAAACTCAATATGAGGATTTAAAAAACTTTATTGAAACTACATCCCAGTATGGTTGTAGGCATTACATTATCCATGCAAGGTTTGCTTTTTTAGAAAACTACAGCCCAAAACAGAATCGTTCCATTCCACCATTAATGTATGATTGGGTATATCGAGTCAAATCAGAATTCCCTAAGCTCCATATTGAAATTAATGGTGGCATCTCCTCTATACAAGAAATCCAAAGGCATTTAGAACATGTTGATAGTGTCATGATTGGAAGAGCTGCCTATGAAAATCCCTATTTTCTCAAAGACATTGATTTTCTGTTTCTTAAAGAAGGGTCTCAAAAAAGTAAAATCGAAATCTTTCGTTCATTTTATTCATACGTAATTGAACAACTCGAGGAAGGTATATACCCACACCAAGTAATCAAACATACATTTGGTTTATTTTATGGAGAAAAAAATGCGAAAAGATGGAAAACTCTTCTTTGGGATAATCTCTTGATGCTAAAAAAGAAACCCATTCATCAAATCCAAAAACAAGAAGTAATAGAGATTTTAGAAAACTCACTATCAATATTTTTTAAATCAAATGAAATCCCCTATACGAAAAAGTAG
- a CDS encoding endonuclease V — MKSPIRKSSLFLLKKAIEEYQQEKSLRLAQKIQNQYAKVVLKQLPKWKNLQPSNNLIVAGIDVAIKPNTQDAIAGIVILDSHHKIFQQYYVKKNLIFPYIPGFLSFREVEILIELFENIHIVPDVLFIDGQGIAHPRFVGIAVHLGIILNLPTIGVGKTKLIGQYKNFALKKGNYEKLIYKNTHIGWAVCTRDDSQPIFVSPGWKVSMTSALELTLAFSKYKIPEPTRIAHNYVNSVRKSFFG; from the coding sequence ATGAAATCCCCTATACGAAAAAGTAGTTTATTTCTATTAAAAAAGGCAATTGAAGAATACCAACAAGAAAAAAGCCTAAGATTAGCTCAAAAGATTCAAAATCAATATGCCAAAGTGGTGTTGAAACAACTTCCAAAATGGAAAAATTTACAACCCAGCAATAACTTAATCGTTGCTGGTATTGATGTGGCTATCAAACCAAATACCCAAGATGCTATTGCTGGGATTGTGATTCTTGATTCTCATCACAAGATATTCCAACAATACTATGTTAAAAAAAACCTAATATTTCCTTACATTCCTGGATTTCTTTCTTTTCGAGAGGTAGAAATTCTTATTGAGCTATTCGAAAATATTCATATAGTTCCAGATGTTTTGTTTATTGATGGTCAAGGTATTGCACATCCGAGGTTTGTTGGGATTGCAGTGCACTTAGGAATCATTTTGAACCTTCCTACTATTGGAGTAGGAAAAACAAAACTGATTGGTCAATACAAAAACTTTGCATTAAAAAAAGGAAATTATGAAAAACTGATATATAAAAACACCCACATAGGATGGGCTGTATGTACCAGAGATGATTCCCAACCAATTTTTGTTTCACCGGGCTGGAAGGTGAGCATGACGTCGGCTCTGGAACTTACGTTAGCTTTTTCAAAATACAAAATCCCTGAACCAACAAGAATTGCCCATAATTACGTAAATTCAGTGAGAAAATCCTTCTTTGGTTGA
- a CDS encoding acyl-CoA thioesterase, translating into MKAVIEYRVPYGDTDKMGIVYYAHYFRYFEMLRNELIRNSGRSYKEIEEKDGLMFPVLEAFCEYLYPAKYDDIIQIFGELVSIEANRFKIAYTIYEKESQRILVKGHTIHICISLEGKPRRLPDYLKSLLSSTKEGFSH; encoded by the coding sequence ATGAAGGCAGTTATAGAATATCGGGTTCCTTATGGTGATACCGATAAAATGGGAATTGTTTATTATGCCCATTACTTTCGATACTTTGAGATGTTACGAAATGAGCTTATCCGGAATTCAGGAAGATCATATAAAGAAATCGAGGAAAAAGACGGTTTAATGTTTCCCGTTTTAGAGGCTTTTTGTGAGTATCTTTATCCTGCCAAGTATGATGACATCATTCAAATTTTTGGAGAGTTGGTTTCTATCGAAGCAAATCGCTTCAAAATAGCCTATACAATCTACGAGAAGGAAAGTCAAAGAATTTTAGTGAAAGGTCATACAATCCATATTTGTATTTCCTTAGAAGGAAAACCAAGAAGATTACCAGATTACCTTAAGAGTTTATTGAGTTCAACCAAAGAAGGATTTTCTCACTGA
- a CDS encoding L-threonylcarbamoyladenylate synthase, with amino-acid sequence MLIKIHPVNPEKRIVKRIVDDLKKGKIYILPTDTVYALVCLIDQPKAISSLYKIKNLDEKHHLSLLCRDISMAGLYVKHIPDRAFKLIKNYTPGPYTFIFPASKEMDRRGVGKRKEVGVRIVNHPLHRLLFEYGEIDKPLVSTSVRTEDDYITYPEHLDKLYGHLVEAVIDDGPKKNLYSTIIDCTKEDIEILREGKGPVIELGYQPAEFEQR; translated from the coding sequence ATGTTAATCAAAATTCATCCAGTTAATCCCGAGAAAAGAATCGTCAAACGAATTGTTGATGATCTCAAAAAAGGAAAAATCTACATTCTACCAACAGATACTGTTTATGCTTTGGTTTGTTTGATTGATCAGCCAAAGGCAATCTCAAGCCTTTATAAAATAAAAAATCTTGATGAAAAACACCATTTAAGTTTACTCTGTAGAGATATTTCTATGGCTGGTTTATATGTGAAGCATATCCCCGATAGGGCTTTTAAACTTATAAAGAACTATACCCCAGGACCTTATACCTTTATCTTTCCAGCGAGTAAAGAAATGGATCGAAGAGGTGTTGGAAAGAGAAAAGAAGTAGGTGTTCGTATCGTTAATCATCCCTTACATAGATTATTATTTGAATACGGAGAAATTGATAAACCCTTAGTTTCCACATCTGTTCGAACAGAAGATGACTACATCACTTATCCAGAACATTTAGATAAGCTCTATGGACATTTGGTGGAAGCTGTGATTGATGATGGTCCAAAAAAGAATTTATATAGCACAATTATTGACTGCACGAAAGAAGACATTGAAATCCTTCGAGAAGGGAAAGGTCCAGTTATAGAATTAGGCTATCAACCAGCGGAGTTTGAGCAAAGATGA